One Pyxicephalus adspersus chromosome 3, UCB_Pads_2.0, whole genome shotgun sequence genomic window carries:
- the PTCD3 gene encoding small ribosomal subunit protein mS39 (The sequence of the model RefSeq protein was modified relative to this genomic sequence to represent the inferred CDS: added 40 bases not found in genome assembly) translates to MALPCVRLGSVRLRSGVVLRSLCRSSSLQAAAAPEEVDIPKKKTWDKTAVLQALAYTVNHDPTSSSYIFQDDPYLTPKSSADYIVFSKSKESGRNAAQYVVNMYPNLFEKMIPEPHIPCLMPENTKPQIEGISEEALIERIQLRKLKDSVNLYDQLLQAGTPPSLQTTNRLLDLLCFYGDKEPATESQTNQEQESENEINRKTPDLQNLPEVKRWRDNNNAERIFNLMPEKDEHSYRTMIRGMVKHGAATKAFDMYTDLLNNRLTGDVYTFNALITAAPRVKSESKEKWALIVDLLNQMIHQKVKPNLLTFNAILSSLRKTGLKGIALQTLNEMKALNIEPSLATFNHLLALFYKPGYSSNQAEVLEQILHVIQGKSFTAQDPDDVKFFAEAIRVCLETKDLELAYKLDALKNVADNWKLLGSRTLQTYYYSKFFSLICMLENLDVVLKWYRENIPSRYFPHVKSLVDLLQVIEMENRMELIPQIWKDVYLIGHTNKDNLIQDFLQVMTREKQSPELQAEFAEIATTMKTILESNTRTSQQMSATILGDITILLCRGGRMEEVWKTLASFKSQNLVPGPHVVEECLGCATTSKNTSMAINLVQLAVNYSLPNTAKLAQIVLDELTLTEEQRLTLEDLTQSSSSSSSSDSDQE, encoded by the exons ATGGCGCTGCCCTGTGTGAGGTTGGGGTCTGTGCGGCTCCGCTCTGGGGTTGTACTTAG GTCTCTATGTAGAAGCAGTAGCCTCCAAGCAGCTGCAG CTCCAGAAGAAGTAGACATTCCAAAGAAGAAGACCTG GGATAAAACAGCTGTTTTGCAGGCACTAGCCTACACAGTGAACCAT GACCCAACATCATCCAGCTACATCTTTCAAGATGATCCTTATCTCACGCCAAAATCCTCTGCCGATTAT ATTGTATTTTCCAAGTCTAAGGAGTCAGGAAGAAATGCTGCACAGTATGTGGTCAACATGTATCCCAACCTGTTTGAGAAAATGATACCTGAGCCTCACATTCCA TGCCTGATGCCAGAGAATACCAAGCCACAGATTGAAGGAATCAGTGAGGAAGCCTTGATTGAACGCATTCAACTCAGAAAGCTCAAGGACTCTGTGAACTTGTATGATCAACTTCTTCAAGCAG GAACTCCACCATCTCTACAGACAACAAATAGACTTTTAGATCTTCTGTGCTTCTATGGTGATAAAGAACCTGCAACAGAGAGCCAGACAAATCAGGAACAAGAGAGCGAAAAT gAAATAAATCGGAAGACTCCAGATTTGCAGAATTTGCCAGAAGTGAAGCGTTGGAG aGATAACAACAATGCTGAGAGAATCTTCAATCTAATGCCAGAAAAAGATGAACATTCTTATCGAACCATGATTCGTGGAATGGTGAAG CATGGAGCTGCTACCAAGGCGTTTGACATGTACACAGACCTTCTCAATAACAGGCTAACTG GAGACGTATACACTTTCAATGCTCTCATCACAGCAGCTCCAAGGGTGAAAAGTGAGAGCAAAGAGAAGTGGGCTTTGATTGTG gaccTGCTCAATCAAATGATTCACCAAAAGGTTAAGCCAAACTTGCTTACCTTCAATGCCATCCTGAGCAGCTTAAGAAAGACTGGCCTAAAAGGAATTGCACTGCAAACACTCAATGAGATGAAAGCCCTGAATATAG AGCCAAGTCTTGCAACATTCAACCATTTGCTAGCATTATTTTATAAACCAG GCTATTCATCGAACCAAGCTGAAGTTCTTGAACAAATTCTTCATGTTATTCAAGGAAAGAGCTTCACAGCCCAGGATCCAGATGATG tGAAATTCTTTGCAGAGGCAATAAGAGTG TGTCTGGAAACTAAGGATCTGGAATTGGCTTATAAATTGGATGCCCTGAAAAACGTTGCTGACAACTGGAAACTGCTTGGAAGCCGCACCTTGCAGACCTACTACTA TAGCAAATTCTTTTCTCTCATCTGCATGCTGGAAAACTTAGATGTGGTCCTGAAGTGGTACAGAGAGAACATACCTTCT AGGTATTTTCCACATGTAAAAAGCCTTGTGGATCTGCTGCAAGTGATAGAGATGGAGAACCGCATGGAGCTCATACCTCAGATCTGGAAAG ATGTCTACTTGATTGGTCATACAAACAAGGATAATTTGATCCAAGA CTCCAGGCTGAGTTTGCTGAAATCGCCACAACCATGAAGACCATCTTGGAAAGCAATACCCGCACATCACAGCAGATGTCTGCCACCATCCTGGGGGATATCACCATCTTGTTGTGTAGAGGCGGGAGAATGGAGGAAGTTTG GAAGACATTGGCATCCTTCAAGTCCCAAAATTTGGTTCCTGG GCCACATGTCGTTGAGGAGTGCTTGGGTTGTGCTACAACATCAAAGAACACCAGTATGGCCATTAACCTCGTACAGCTGGCCGTCAACTACAGCTTGCCAAACACAGCCAAGCTGGCCCAGATCGTGCTGGATGAGTTAACTCTCACTGAAGAGCAAAG gcTAACTCTAGAAGACCTGACCCAGAGCagtagtagcagcagcagcagcgacagTGACCAGGAGTGA